From Nostoc sp. 'Lobaria pulmonaria (5183) cyanobiont', the proteins below share one genomic window:
- a CDS encoding endonuclease NucS domain-containing protein gives MLAGAALRKTGEGWEFASEAALENFIWENLQQLLSFTPLKRQYAAKGEFCDILALNESKQLVILELKNAEDRYVIQQLTRYYDNLLDERLFCEQIDYHQPVKLIAAAPSFHRHNLIDCKYNLLKIDLLQIQVLKDNQQFQLCLQDISTNQTWSIPISYQELNFSSTKHSISETPQLLLDWLGACSAEEQQAILKLREKILSFDERIKEQIESRNTIRYGKGKSKPVAEFCYQRASHKPVVFFWLPTPNSRQKEVIGRLRLWLESEIVTHLGHVPEGFGRMKLQSEWDAIPREKRPRNLYWSLSHKSFMPVPISQGYNDVSNSLESLADLALTKWLTRI, from the coding sequence ATGCTGGCTGGTGCTGCTTTAAGAAAAACAGGTGAAGGTTGGGAGTTTGCGTCCGAAGCTGCCTTAGAAAATTTTATTTGGGAGAATCTACAGCAATTATTAAGTTTTACACCTCTCAAACGGCAGTATGCGGCTAAGGGCGAATTCTGCGATATCTTAGCTTTGAACGAGAGCAAACAGTTAGTTATTTTAGAACTAAAAAATGCTGAAGATAGATATGTTATCCAGCAGCTAACCCGTTATTATGATAATTTGCTAGATGAGCGACTTTTTTGTGAACAAATAGACTATCACCAACCAGTTAAACTGATAGCTGCCGCACCTTCATTCCACAGACATAATCTGATTGATTGCAAGTATAATCTGCTCAAAATTGATTTATTGCAGATTCAAGTACTCAAAGACAATCAACAGTTCCAGTTGTGTTTGCAAGACATCAGCACTAATCAAACTTGGTCAATTCCTATTTCCTATCAAGAGCTAAATTTCAGTAGTACAAAACATAGCATTTCAGAAACACCACAATTGCTTTTAGATTGGCTTGGTGCTTGTTCAGCAGAGGAACAGCAAGCAATTCTTAAGCTTCGAGAGAAAATTTTGAGCTTTGATGAGCGAATCAAGGAACAAATTGAGAGTAGAAATACTATCAGGTATGGCAAGGGTAAATCGAAACCTGTGGCTGAATTTTGCTATCAAAGGGCATCTCATAAACCAGTTGTATTTTTCTGGTTGCCAACTCCTAACTCACGGCAAAAAGAAGTAATTGGTCGGTTACGGCTATGGCTAGAAAGTGAAATAGTTACTCATCTAGGTCATGTCCCAGAAGGTTTTGGGCGAATGAAACTTCAATCCGAATGGGATGCCATACCACGAGAAAAACGTCCTAGAAATTTATATTGGAGTCTTTCTCATAAATCATTTATGCCCGTCCCAATTTCTCAAGGTTACAACGATGTTTCTAACTCTTTAGAATCACTAGCAGATTTAGCACTAACCAAATGGCTTACTAGAATTTAG
- a CDS encoding class I SAM-dependent methyltransferase produces the protein MNDVPKIKDEVCRTALIMATKRAIEADRPDHLFDDPLATQLAGETGQAWREKWEQEDSNNLLGSALRIQFVAVRTRFFDDFILSVLPEAKQLVFLGVGLDTRAFRLSFPPQNRLYELDLLELIQYREAILQDKPAKCHRQAIAADLTQPWSHLLLQKGFEVEAPTLWLMEGLLMYLNEVEVNELLKMISQLSADGSYLGADLVSVKSWQVGAKHQNGLISKHWRFGTDEPEQLFAAHDWNASVIQPGEIRANYGRYAVELTPREIKGMRRSFLVTARKESITL, from the coding sequence ATGAATGATGTGCCTAAAATTAAAGATGAAGTTTGCCGCACAGCACTGATAATGGCAACTAAACGTGCAATAGAAGCTGACAGACCAGACCACCTGTTTGATGATCCATTAGCCACACAGTTAGCTGGAGAGACAGGGCAAGCTTGGCGGGAGAAATGGGAACAGGAGGATAGCAATAATCTCCTTGGTAGTGCGCTTCGGATTCAGTTTGTTGCAGTCCGTACCCGCTTCTTTGATGACTTCATCTTGTCTGTGTTGCCCGAAGCTAAACAGTTAGTCTTTCTAGGAGTCGGGTTAGACACAAGAGCATTTCGTCTGTCCTTCCCACCACAAAATCGTTTGTACGAATTAGATTTACTAGAATTAATCCAGTACAGAGAAGCAATCCTACAAGATAAACCTGCCAAGTGCCATCGTCAGGCGATCGCTGCTGATCTAACGCAACCTTGGTCACATCTGCTTTTGCAAAAAGGCTTTGAGGTTGAAGCCCCAACACTTTGGCTAATGGAAGGACTATTAATGTACCTGAATGAAGTGGAAGTTAATGAGTTACTCAAAATGATTAGTCAGTTGAGTGCTGACGGCAGCTACTTGGGGGCTGATTTAGTCAGTGTCAAGTCATGGCAAGTTGGGGCTAAACATCAGAATGGCTTGATTAGCAAGCACTGGCGTTTCGGTACAGACGAACCAGAACAGTTGTTTGCTGCTCACGACTGGAATGCTTCAGTAATTCAACCAGGAGAAATCAGAGCAAATTACGGACGATATGCTGTCGAATTGACCCCACGCGAAATCAAAGGTATGCGGCGTTCTTTTTTGGTTACAGCAAGGAAAGAATCGATAACTTTATAG